aggctggagtgcagtaaaacaatctcggctcactgcaatctccaccttccaggtttaagcaagtctcccacctcagcctcctgagtagctgggaccacaggcatgtgccaccatgcccagctaatttttgtttgtttgtttgttttttagacagtcttcctctgtcgccaggctgcagtgcagtgacatgatctctgctcactgcaacctccgcctcctgggttcaagcgattctcctgccttagcttcctaagtagctgtgattacaggtgtctgccaccacaccctgctaattttttgtatttttagtagagacgtggttttgccatgttgcccaggctggtttcgaactcccaagctcaggcactccacccgcctcggcctcccaaagtgctgggattacaggcatgagccactgcacccggcaatttttgtatttttaatagagatgatctttcaccatgttggccaggctaatcttgaactcctgatctcaggtggtccgcccgcctcggcctcccaaagtgctgggattacaggtgtgagccactgcacccagccttaggTGTTATATTTGTTGCAGAAATGAGGAAACCGAGGGCTGAAAACATGAATTAGCCAAGCTGAGGTTCAAACCGAGGCCTTACTGACTCTAGGGCCTGAGCTTTAACCATCTCTATGATGATGGCTGGCTGTCAGAGTCAACGGGAAAAATTCAAGTGAAAAACTCTCCTGAGAGCCAGGAGAGACACAAGGGTTAACAGTCTTGCGGAGTCCTTGTTTAATGTACTTAAACAGCAGATTCCTTCCAGAAGCCACATGGCTGCTTATAACAGTTGAGAAATCCATTAGCCAGTTATTAATGACAAGATCTAAACCCTTCCAAGGGAGAGAGCCAAGAAATGCTTTTAATACCCTCTTTTCTGAGGTAATGGCAGCAGAGCCTCTCAGCTACGGGTTCTGTGCACGGAATGATGGTGTGGTCCTTCAAAAACCCGCAGAAGCGATTTCATCCCCACACTGGGACTCCCTAGAGACACCCCAAATCATCCCAAATCACACCCTCATCAAACACAGGAAAATCAGTTCTCTCTCCCTTCCACCATGACAGTTCTAGCCTCCCACCAGGAGGCAGTTCTGTTGACAGTAACACAGCCCAGTTCAGACCCCTGTCCCTGCAGGTGGCAGGTCCCCTCCCCTCACTGCAGCCCCTAGTGACATCTGATCTCAGCAGCCATCTGACACTGCACCCCAAAACCTCAGCTATTGGAAAGGTCATTCCCCTATTCCTGGCTTGGCCAAGTTTCTGATTGAACTGTACAACTGTGACTGTCACTACCTCTGCCTCTGGCCTCAAGGAGCCAGTCTTCTGTCACACAGCCATCCTGGGCCACTTCAGCCATTTGGCCTGACTCCAGCCCATGCCTAAGGCAGCTGCAGGTCATCCCTGTCCCAGGGGAGGACAGCAGTGCACTGGATAGACCAGTTCTCCCTTCTTGCCTCTGAGTACATGCTGTTCCTATTCCCCAAGAGACAGACcttgtttccttcaggagctgaGAAGCCCTCTTCTTCTTTGCCTAAAGAAGGCAAATGATACGCTTagattcatccattcattcagcattCATTTATATCTCAGACGCCTGCTGAGCATGAGTCCTGTGCTAGCTCAGTGGAGAATATGGGATGAGCTGCCCCCGCCCTGGCAGACCCAGAGGGAGGCTGATGCTCGTggcactgggaggcagagggctcaagGGGGATCGCAGGCAGGACTGTACATCCCAGCTCCAGTCTCATCACTTGCCTCTCTGTCTAtgcctccatttccttttttttttcttctgagaccaagtctcgctctgtcgcccaattgcttgggttcaagcaattctcctgtctcgccctcccgagtagctgagactacaggcgcaggccaccacacccggctgatttttttttatttttaatagagacggggtttcaccatcttagccaggatggtctcgatctactgacctcgtgatctgcccgcctcagcctccctaaatgctgggattacaggcgtgagccaccacacccagcttcttcttttttttttttttttttttttgaggcagagtcttgttctgttgcccaggctggagtgcagtgggtcgatctcggctcactgcaacctctgcctcccaagctcaagcgattctcctgcttcaggcttctgagtagctgggattataggtgcatgccaccacgcccagctattttttgtgtttttagtcaagaagaggtttcgccatgttagcccagctggtcttgaattcctgacctcaagtgatccgcccaccttggcctcccaagttgttgggattacaggcatgagccaccttgtccagccatccattttctcttttgtaaagaaGCCCATTACTCAGGATTCTGATAATTAAAAGatataaggccaggcacggtggctcacacctgtaatcccagcactttgggaggccaaggtgggtggatcacctgaggtcaggagttcaagaccagcctgactaacatggtgaaaccctatttctactaaaaatacaaaaattagccgggtgtactggcaggcacctgtaattccagctactcaggaggctgagacaggagaatcacttgaacccgggaggcagaggttgcagtgagccaaaatcctgctattgcactccagcctgggtgacagagcaagactctgtctcaaaaaaaaaaaaccaaaccaaaaacaaacagatctaattcttttgaaaacattaaaattggttgggtgcagtggtgcatgcctgtaatcccagcacgttggcagactgaggtgggtttagcctaggagtttgaaactagcctgggcaacatgatgaaacgctgtctctacaaaaaaatacaaaaaatgggccaaccatggtggttcatgcctgtaatcccagcactttgggaggccgaggcgggcagatcacctgaggtcaggagttcaagaccagcctggtcaacatggcaaaaccccgtctctactaaaaatacaaaattagccaggtgtggtggcgcatgcctgtaatcccacctacttgagacactgaggcaggagaaccacttaaacctggaggtggaggttgcagtgagccaagatcgtgccattgagctccagcctgggcaacaagaacgaaactctgtttcgaaaaatatatatatatatatatggcagggcacagttgctcactcctgttatcccaacactttgggaggccaaggcaggtggatcacctgaggtcaggagttcgagaccagcctgaccaacatggtgaaacccccatctctactacaaatacaaaaattagctgggtgtggtggctcacacctgtagttccagctacttgggaggctgaggcagaagaattgcttggacccaggaggcggaggttgcagtgagctgagatcgcatcattgcactccaccctgggcaacagagtgagaccctgtctcaaaaaaaaaaaaaagaaaagaaaaatatgcaaattgcTATTTTCAAAGATACctggattttttaaatcattcatgAATGCGGTCTCTTCCTTGCAGAGAGCAGATGCACAAAAATAGTGAATGAGACCCTATAGTTTGGTCTCATGCTAAAGAAGTCCATAAAGCCCACAAGTCATTTTCATGATGGACAGAAGAATGTATGTGCTTTCTCTGTCTACTGCCTCAACTGCACAGACCCCGGGACTGTAGCAGAACCGTCTTTTCAGCCTGACACCGGGAGGCCCAAATTCTAGCATGGGACCCAGGGCCAGTTGATCTCTGGTCCTAAGTCTTCTCACCCATAAAATGGGAAGGAGAGAACCCCGAATCGTTGCTTCTAGCTCCTGAACTCAGTTGTTCAGAACAAGGACTCATTGCTGATTTTTCAGCAGCACAGGGAATTGCTCTTATTTCTGGGAATGATGGACAGTACCCTCTGTTCCACTGGGCAAATGGAACTTCCCAGGCCTCTCTGTTCCCTTCTCCCCTTAGAGAGCAACAGGCTTGGCCCCATCCCACCTCCCTcacccctctctctcctccctcaggACTGGGCACTTTGCTGCCCCCGCTGCTGCCCACTCTGCGACTGTGCCTGTACGTGCCAGCTCCCCGACTGCCAGAGCCTCAACTGTCTCTGCTTTGAGATCAAGCTCGGATGAGAACCCAGGGCCCCTGCCCTCTGGGGAGCGGCCAGCCCCCATGGCCCAGTGTGGGCCCTCCTCCCTGAAGAGCCTTTCTCCAGGCCACTGGAACCACAAATGGCCTGCCCAGCACCCAGGCCTGGGAACTGGAAGTGGCAGTGTGGGGCCAGGCTCCCTGCAGGGCAGGACTCTTGGCCAACTGGACGGCAGCTCCTCTGGAGGGCCGGAAGAGAGAGGGGCTACTGCTCGGGCAGGTGTCCgggctccccttcccctccccacgtCAAGGATTCTATTTGAAGGTGGGCAGGGGGGTGGCGCTGCTCAACACACACAAGTGTTATAGGAGGAGCCTGGCCCTTGAGTACCGGGTACACAAGGGTGCCCGACCACCCTCCGTCCACGGACTCTCGGTTATTTTAGGAGGTGAGAGTAGTGCCAGTATCTACTCTCcttcctaaaaaaaaaaccagggcTCCAGAGAATCAGAACAGCCACCATCACGGCAGGGAGTCGGGGGAGGAGAGAGATTAGGAGTCAGGGAGGGTGGCAGGAGGCCACGTGATCTGAGTCCCCTCACCCCTTTCCCTCCCACAGGTCCCTGGccaaagatttatttctcttgaCAATCAAGGGCCTCCGTCTGGATTTCCAAAGAAGAAATTTCCTCTGAAGCACCGGTGAGTGGGCAAGGGCTCCGTCCCCGTCAATAGGGCCGACCCAAGgcttcctcccccttcctccatGCCGGGCCCCAGGCTGGTGTGAATGTCAGGGGCTTCAGGTTTCCCTAAATATAGGTCCCTGCCAGAGAATCCGTGGTGGGAAAAGGGCAGGGGTCATCGGAGAAGGTCGGGGACACGTGTGGGGCCGGCAGGAGCCGCCTTATAACCCAGCCCGGGCACCCCTGGCTCACTCGCTGCTGACCAGGCTCTGCCGGCTCCTTCAGCCTTGCCGCAGGTGGGCCCCTTGCAGGACCGGGCCGGGGTGGGGAT
This window of the Piliocolobus tephrosceles isolate RC106 unplaced genomic scaffold, ASM277652v3 unscaffolded_27409, whole genome shotgun sequence genome carries:
- the LOC111535523 gene encoding uncharacterized protein LOC111535523 codes for the protein RATGLAPSHLPHPSLSSLRTGHFAAPAAAHSATVPVRASSPTARASTVSALRSSSDENPGPLPSGERPAPMAQCGPSSLKSLSPGHWNHKWPAQHPGLGTGSGSVGPGSLQGRTLGQLDGSSSGGPEERGATARAGVPGQRFISLDNQGPPSGFPKKKFPLKHRQGDPMARRKPEGSSFNMTHLSMAMAFSFPPVASAQLHPQLGNTQHQTELGKELATTSTMPYQYPALTPEQKKELSDIAHRIVAPGKGILAADESTGSIAKRLQSIGTEN